Proteins co-encoded in one Deltaproteobacteria bacterium genomic window:
- the feoB gene encoding ferrous iron transport protein B, whose product MAELTICLGGNPNAGKTTVFNKLIGAHQKVGNWPGVTVEKKEGNYSYQGKSIRVVDLPGTYSLTAYSLDERIASDFLVKEQPDVSVAIVDASNLERNLYLVVELLELGANLVVDLNMMDLVRQKKWRLDVEQLSKSLGVPVVSTVANRCEGLEELQEAIAAAAKCQAQPLKIDYGPEVENALGQLTEDIQRVKDASINTPSRWLALKLLENNSQVKEWLQGWPQGEKILHKAEVLAADLGKLIADDPETYLIERRYGFINGLMKECLAKPLDLAERISLSDKIDKIVLNRWLGIPIFLLFMWLTFKLVFDLGSPLADYIDGGFGWLAEATKTGLGENWWASLLGDGIIAGVGSVLVFLPNILILFLMIGILEDSGYMARAAFVMDRFMHSLGLHGKSFIPMILGLGCNIPGIMACRTLESRKDRLLTILINPFMSCSARLPIYVLFAGAFFAHHAGAVIFILYVLGIIVAVLTALLFKSLFFKGQVAPLIMELPPYRMPTVKSVLLQMWQRASMFVKKAGTIILAGVILIWLLSSLPVGVEYASEQSWIGQLGKVFAPLFAPAGFGFWQAAVALVFGIVAKEVVVGTLGTLYGMEEEGLGKVLPQYFTGLSAFSFMVMSLLYIPCIASIGVIKAETNSWKWTGLAVGWSLLVGWASAVVIFQLGQLLI is encoded by the coding sequence ATGGCAGAATTGACCATTTGTCTCGGAGGCAATCCCAACGCCGGGAAGACTACGGTATTCAACAAATTAATCGGCGCGCATCAGAAAGTGGGCAACTGGCCAGGGGTAACGGTCGAAAAGAAGGAAGGAAATTATTCTTATCAGGGGAAAAGCATCCGGGTGGTGGATTTGCCAGGGACGTATAGTCTGACCGCTTATTCCCTGGATGAGCGCATTGCCAGTGATTTTCTCGTCAAAGAACAGCCGGATGTAAGCGTAGCCATTGTCGATGCCTCGAACCTGGAGCGCAACCTCTATCTTGTCGTAGAGTTGCTGGAACTAGGGGCCAACCTGGTGGTTGACCTGAACATGATGGACCTGGTGCGCCAAAAAAAGTGGCGACTCGATGTTGAGCAACTTTCCAAATCCCTGGGCGTCCCCGTAGTCTCCACGGTAGCTAATCGCTGCGAGGGTCTGGAGGAATTGCAAGAGGCCATTGCCGCTGCCGCAAAGTGCCAGGCACAGCCCTTAAAAATCGATTATGGTCCCGAGGTGGAAAATGCCCTAGGCCAATTGACCGAGGATATTCAGCGGGTTAAAGACGCATCCATAAATACTCCCAGTCGCTGGTTAGCCCTCAAACTTTTGGAAAACAACTCTCAGGTGAAAGAATGGCTCCAGGGCTGGCCCCAGGGAGAAAAAATCTTGCATAAAGCCGAGGTTCTGGCCGCCGATCTCGGCAAGCTCATCGCCGACGATCCAGAGACTTATCTGATTGAGAGACGTTATGGTTTCATCAATGGGCTGATGAAAGAATGCCTGGCTAAACCTCTGGATCTGGCCGAGAGAATTTCTCTTTCGGATAAGATTGATAAAATTGTCCTCAATCGTTGGCTGGGCATCCCGATCTTTTTGTTGTTCATGTGGCTGACCTTCAAACTGGTCTTTGACCTGGGTAGTCCTTTGGCCGATTATATTGATGGAGGCTTTGGCTGGCTCGCCGAGGCCACCAAAACCGGACTCGGCGAGAACTGGTGGGCTTCGCTTTTAGGTGACGGCATAATCGCCGGCGTCGGTTCAGTGCTGGTCTTTTTGCCCAATATTTTAATCCTGTTCTTAATGATTGGCATCCTCGAAGACAGCGGCTATATGGCCCGGGCCGCGTTTGTGATGGATAGATTTATGCATAGCCTGGGGCTGCACGGCAAATCTTTTATTCCCATGATTCTCGGTTTGGGCTGCAATATTCCCGGCATTATGGCTTGCCGGACGCTTGAATCTCGAAAAGACCGGCTGTTGACCATATTGATTAACCCGTTTATGTCTTGTTCGGCCCGCTTGCCGATCTATGTCTTGTTTGCCGGGGCCTTTTTTGCCCACCACGCCGGGGCAGTGATCTTTATCTTGTATGTGCTCGGCATCATAGTAGCCGTGTTGACCGCGCTGCTCTTTAAGTCTCTGTTCTTTAAAGGGCAGGTGGCGCCGCTGATTATGGAGCTGCCGCCCTACCGCATGCCGACGGTTAAATCCGTATTGCTGCAAATGTGGCAGCGGGCCAGTATGTTTGTCAAAAAGGCCGGAACCATTATCCTGGCCGGGGTAATCCTGATCTGGTTGCTGTCTTCGCTGCCGGTCGGGGTGGAGTATGCCAGTGAGCAGAGCTGGATCGGCCAGTTAGGCAAAGTCTTTGCGCCGCTCTTTGCGCCGGCCGGTTTCGGCTTCTGGCAAGCTGCGGTCGCTCTGGTCTTCGGCATCGTCGCCAAAGAAGTGGTAGTCGGCACCCTGGGTACCCTGTACGGCATGGAAGAAGAGGGCTTGGGTAAAGTGTTGCCCCAATATTTTACCGGGCTGTCCGCCTTCTCTTTTATGGTGATGTCGCTGCTTTACATTCCCTGCATTGCTAGTATCGGGGTCATCAAAGCCGAGACCAACTCCTGGAAATGGACCGGTCTGGCCGTGGGCTGGAGTCTGTTGGTAGGCTGGGCCAGCGCCGTAGTAATCTTTCAACTGGGGCAACTATTGATTTGA
- the ribD gene encoding bifunctional diaminohydroxyphosphoribosylaminopyrimidine deaminase/5-amino-6-(5-phosphoribosylamino)uracil reductase RibD → MALALRLAAKGAGYTSPNPMVGAVVVNEGQIVGQGYHRRVGAAHAEVEALQAAGPQARGATLYVTLEPCHHQGRTPPCTAAILGAGVTRVVMATPDPNPRVTGGGAEFLQSQGLTVESGLLETEARQLNEAYFKAVTSGRPWVIAKAACSLDGKIATYTGDSHWITGDQARAQVHRLRHQVDAILVGIGTVRADNPQLTTRLPRRKGLDPIRVILDSTLKIRINVQVLTQKSIAPTWIACTPAAPPEKIRAVQETGAEVLVVPGEGPRVDLPNLLKILGQRQIQSVLVEGGAEVHGAFFDQGLVDKFYFFYAPKFIGGRHAVGVLGGQGAAHIRDARPAHDLSIRRLGPDLLISGYLQAK, encoded by the coding sequence ATGGCCCTGGCCCTGCGCCTGGCGGCCAAAGGCGCGGGCTATACCTCGCCCAACCCCATGGTCGGGGCCGTGGTGGTCAATGAAGGCCAGATAGTTGGCCAGGGTTATCATCGCCGCGTCGGGGCTGCCCACGCCGAGGTCGAAGCCCTGCAGGCGGCAGGCCCCCAGGCCCGTGGCGCCACTCTTTATGTCACTTTGGAACCCTGCCATCACCAGGGCCGCACTCCGCCTTGCACCGCGGCGATATTGGGAGCGGGTGTTACCCGGGTGGTGATGGCCACCCCTGACCCCAATCCCCGGGTAACCGGCGGCGGTGCCGAGTTCTTGCAGAGTCAGGGATTGACGGTTGAATCCGGCCTGCTGGAGACCGAAGCCCGGCAGCTCAACGAGGCCTATTTCAAGGCAGTGACTAGCGGCCGCCCCTGGGTGATTGCCAAGGCGGCCTGTTCTCTGGATGGCAAAATCGCCACCTATACCGGCGATTCGCACTGGATCACAGGGGACCAGGCCCGAGCCCAGGTCCACCGCCTGCGCCACCAGGTAGATGCCATCCTGGTGGGCATCGGCACTGTGCGGGCCGATAATCCCCAACTAACTACCCGGTTACCTCGCCGCAAAGGCCTGGATCCTATCCGGGTGATTCTGGACAGCACCTTAAAGATTCGTATCAATGTCCAGGTCTTGACCCAGAAGTCAATTGCCCCGACCTGGATAGCCTGCACTCCGGCCGCTCCTCCAGAAAAAATCCGGGCGGTTCAGGAGACCGGAGCAGAGGTCTTGGTGGTGCCTGGAGAAGGCCCCCGGGTAGATTTACCCAACCTCCTAAAAATCCTGGGCCAGCGCCAGATCCAGAGCGTGTTAGTGGAGGGCGGCGCTGAGGTCCACGGCGCGTTCTTTGACCAGGGCCTGGTGGATAAGTTCTACTTTTTCTATGCTCCCAAATTTATCGGCGGCCGCCATGCCGTCGGAGTCCTGGGCGGCCAGGGAGCAGCCCATATTCGGGACGCCCGCCCTGCCCATGATCTGTCCATCCGCCGCCTGGGCCCCGACCTGCTTATTTCAGGATATCTGCAAGCAAAATAA
- the nrdR gene encoding transcriptional repressor NrdR: MRCPYCRSSKTRVLDSRISREANAIRRRRECLDCKRRFTTYEKVEGITPLIIKKDGRREAFNRSKIYEGIKKACEKRPVSIDAIEHFIDRLERELQESGKKEVPSTVIGEKVMAQLRQWDDVAYVRFASVYRHFSDITDFMDELKQLLESKTASTTDSS, from the coding sequence ATGCGTTGCCCGTATTGCCGCAGCAGTAAAACCCGAGTATTAGATTCCCGCATCAGCCGGGAGGCCAACGCCATCAGACGGCGGCGAGAGTGTCTGGATTGTAAGCGGCGCTTCACGACTTATGAGAAAGTCGAAGGCATCACCCCGTTGATAATCAAGAAGGATGGCCGGCGTGAGGCCTTTAACCGAAGCAAAATCTACGAAGGCATTAAAAAGGCCTGCGAAAAACGGCCGGTCAGCATAGATGCTATCGAACATTTTATTGATCGGCTGGAGCGGGAACTCCAGGAAAGCGGCAAGAAAGAAGTGCCTTCTACCGTGATCGGGGAAAAAGTCATGGCGCAGCTGCGTCAATGGGATGATGTGGCTTATGTGCGTTTTGCCTCAGTCTACCGTCATTTCAGCGATATTACCGATTTCATGGACGAACTGAAGCAGCTCCTTGAGAGCAAAACCGCTTCGACAACCGACTCCTCCTGA
- a CDS encoding serine hydroxymethyltransferase encodes MTSLAQTDPEIFAAIEQERDRQTHKLELIASENFVSEAVLEAQGSILTHKYAEGYPGRRYYGGCEYVDQAENLALIRVKQLFQAEYANVQPHSGTQANMAVYFAVMAPGDTIMGMDLAHGGHLSHGAIKNFSGQLYRSVTYGLKRDTGEIDFDALEELLQQHRPKILVAGASAYPRIIDFARFGRLAREYGAYLMADIAHIAGIIAAGLHPSPVLEADFVTSTTHKTLRGPRGGLILARGKYGKILDSQIFPGIQGGPLMHTIAAKAVAFKEALRPSFKSYQQQILTNARTMAAEFKQRGYSLVSGGTDNHLLLLDLSSTDLTGQTAEKALDQAGITVNKNAVPFDPRPPIVTSGIRIGTPAVTTRGMKEAEMRQIVDLIHQVLSDPTDSSRLQRIRAQVREFCHQYPLFSPEWEG; translated from the coding sequence ATGACCTCGCTGGCTCAAACCGATCCCGAAATTTTTGCTGCCATTGAGCAAGAACGCGACCGTCAGACCCACAAGCTAGAATTGATTGCCTCGGAAAATTTCGTTAGCGAGGCAGTTTTAGAAGCCCAAGGGTCGATCCTGACCCATAAGTATGCCGAAGGCTATCCCGGGCGGCGCTATTATGGCGGGTGTGAATACGTCGACCAGGCCGAAAACCTGGCTCTGATCCGGGTCAAACAGCTATTCCAGGCGGAATATGCCAATGTCCAGCCCCATTCCGGGACTCAGGCCAACATGGCGGTCTATTTTGCGGTTATGGCCCCAGGGGATACGATCATGGGCATGGATCTGGCCCACGGCGGACATCTATCCCATGGGGCCATCAAGAATTTTTCCGGCCAACTCTACCGCTCCGTAACTTATGGCCTGAAGCGGGACACCGGGGAGATCGATTTCGACGCTCTGGAGGAGCTGTTACAGCAACATCGGCCCAAGATTTTGGTGGCCGGGGCCAGCGCCTATCCTCGGATTATTGATTTTGCGCGCTTCGGACGCTTGGCTCGGGAATACGGGGCCTACCTGATGGCCGATATTGCTCATATCGCTGGCATTATTGCTGCCGGACTGCACCCTTCTCCGGTATTGGAGGCCGACTTTGTCACCTCGACCACTCACAAAACTTTACGGGGGCCGCGCGGCGGCCTGATCCTGGCCCGGGGAAAATATGGCAAAATCCTGGATAGCCAGATCTTTCCGGGCATCCAGGGCGGGCCCTTAATGCACACCATTGCCGCTAAGGCCGTGGCCTTTAAAGAGGCTTTACGGCCGTCGTTCAAAAGCTATCAACAACAGATTCTCACCAACGCGCGGACTATGGCAGCAGAATTCAAGCAGCGGGGCTATTCTCTGGTATCAGGTGGCACTGACAACCACCTGCTGCTGCTGGATCTGAGTTCCACCGACCTGACCGGCCAGACGGCTGAAAAGGCGCTGGATCAGGCCGGCATTACGGTTAATAAAAATGCCGTCCCCTTTGATCCCCGGCCCCCGATAGTGACCAGCGGCATCCGCATCGGCACTCCGGCCGTAACCACCCGGGGAATGAAAGAAGCCGAGATGCGACAAATAGTGGACCTGATCCATCAGGTGCTGTCAGATCCCACCGACAGCTCCCGGTTGCAACGCATCCGGGCCCAGGTCCGGGAATTTTGCCACCAATACCCATTATTTTCCCCGGAGTGGGAAGGTTAA
- the rpiB gene encoding ribose 5-phosphate isomerase B — translation MKTIIIGCDHAGYGLKQEILPLLNSLNLEIQDVGCYSPDPVDYPLYAQKTIQAVQVHPDSRGILICGTGLGMSIMANRYPGIRAALCYNIYAAMMSRQHNDSNVLVLGGRVIGSGLAREIVRVWLTTSFEGGRHQERLDLIERLGCKSSCPEPGTET, via the coding sequence ATGAAAACGATAATTATCGGCTGCGACCACGCCGGCTATGGCCTGAAACAGGAAATTCTACCCCTGCTGAACAGCCTTAACCTGGAGATCCAGGATGTTGGTTGTTACAGTCCGGACCCGGTTGATTATCCACTCTATGCCCAAAAAACGATCCAGGCCGTCCAGGTCCATCCGGACAGTCGGGGCATTCTGATCTGTGGCACCGGCCTGGGGATGTCGATTATGGCTAATCGTTACCCCGGCATCCGGGCCGCCCTGTGCTATAATATTTATGCAGCGATGATGAGCCGCCAGCATAACGATAGCAATGTGCTGGTTCTGGGGGGGCGGGTTATCGGATCGGGGCTGGCCCGGGAGATTGTCCGGGTCTGGCTGACCACCTCTTTTGAGGGCGGCCGTCACCAGGAGCGTTTGGACCTGATTGAACGCCTGGGTTGCAAATCCAGCTGCCCGGAACCAGGTACAGAGACATGA
- the fabF gene encoding beta-ketoacyl-ACP synthase II → MSARVVITGLGLITPLGIGVEPSWQNLLAGKSGIGPITRFPSDGFDTTIAGEVPGFKPEDFIPAKLARRTDLFSQFALAAAVLAVQDAGLEITPELSPQVGTIVGCGLGGLNTLEKYHTILLDKGPRKVSPFFIPMLIANMAPGLVAMHFGARGPNTSTVTACASGAHAIGDAFKIIQRGSAKVMITGGVEAVITPLAIAGFNAMKALSTRNDEPQRASRPFDRDRDGFVVGEGGGILVLEELEFARRREAKIYGEIIGYGMSGDAYHMTAPSPDGAGAVLCVEQALEDARISIDEVDYINAHGTSTPLNDLSETLALKKVFGPRAYQIPISATKSMTGHLLGGAGAIEAVFTVLSLQQGILPPTINYENPDPQCDLDYVPNQPREMPVRIAMSNSFGFGGTNAVLVLKRFE, encoded by the coding sequence ATGAGTGCTCGGGTAGTAATCACCGGCTTGGGCCTGATCACCCCTTTAGGAATCGGGGTGGAACCTTCCTGGCAGAATCTGCTGGCCGGAAAATCGGGCATCGGGCCTATTACCCGGTTTCCGAGCGATGGCTTTGACACCACTATCGCCGGAGAAGTTCCAGGTTTTAAGCCAGAAGATTTCATTCCGGCCAAGCTGGCCCGCCGGACCGATCTGTTCAGCCAGTTTGCCCTGGCCGCGGCGGTGTTGGCCGTGCAAGACGCGGGGTTGGAGATTACTCCGGAACTGAGTCCCCAGGTCGGGACTATTGTCGGCTGTGGTCTGGGGGGGCTAAATACCCTTGAGAAGTACCACACCATTCTGTTGGACAAAGGCCCCCGCAAGGTCAGCCCGTTTTTTATTCCGATGTTGATTGCCAATATGGCCCCGGGGTTGGTGGCCATGCATTTCGGCGCCCGGGGTCCCAATACCTCGACGGTGACCGCTTGTGCTTCAGGGGCACATGCCATCGGCGATGCTTTCAAAATCATCCAACGAGGAAGCGCCAAAGTGATGATCACGGGCGGCGTCGAAGCGGTGATTACTCCGCTGGCGATCGCCGGATTCAACGCCATGAAGGCCCTGTCGACCCGTAATGACGAGCCTCAGCGAGCCTCACGGCCCTTTGACCGGGACCGGGATGGCTTTGTGGTCGGCGAAGGCGGGGGCATCTTAGTTCTGGAAGAATTGGAATTTGCCCGTCGGCGGGAGGCCAAGATTTATGGCGAAATCATCGGCTATGGCATGTCTGGGGATGCTTATCATATGACCGCCCCTTCTCCGGATGGCGCCGGCGCGGTGCTGTGCGTGGAGCAGGCTCTGGAGGATGCCCGTATCAGCATCGACGAAGTGGACTATATCAACGCCCACGGTACTTCCACGCCGCTCAATGACCTGTCGGAAACTTTAGCTCTGAAAAAGGTCTTTGGTCCCCGGGCCTACCAGATTCCGATCAGTGCCACCAAGTCCATGACCGGCCATCTGTTAGGCGGGGCCGGGGCTATTGAGGCTGTCTTTACAGTTCTCAGCCTGCAACAAGGGATTTTGCCTCCAACCATCAATTATGAAAATCCTGATCCCCAGTGCGATCTCGACTATGTGCCCAATCAGCCCCGGGAAATGCCGGTCCGGATCGCCATGTCCAACTCTTTTGGATTCGGCGGCACCAATGCAGTGCTCGTTTTAAAACGGTTTGAGTGA
- the acpP gene encoding acyl carrier protein → MASIEERVVELITNRLGVEKSEVVPEATFVDDLGADSLDLVELIMAMEEEFDLEIADEEAEKLRTVQDVINYIKAHA, encoded by the coding sequence ATGGCGTCCATTGAGGAACGGGTAGTGGAGCTGATCACTAATCGGTTGGGAGTGGAGAAATCTGAGGTCGTCCCCGAGGCGACCTTCGTGGATGACCTGGGAGCCGATTCCTTAGATCTGGTAGAATTAATCATGGCCATGGAAGAAGAGTTCGACCTCGAGATTGCTGATGAAGAGGCCGAAAAGTTGCGGACCGTACAGGATGTCATTAACTATATCAAGGCGCATGCGTAA
- the fabG gene encoding 3-oxoacyl-[acyl-carrier-protein] reductase encodes MSEIKRVALVTGAAQGIGRACVLALAQPQTMIYINDVANWDAAEKTRQAVQAQGAEAEVVGFDVSDFRAVSAVFEQIINSSGRLDILVNNAGIVHDNLVVRMKEEQWDRVLAVNLKGAYNCIRAVARPMIKQHYGRIINISSIVGVMGNPGQANYVASKAGLIGLTKAVARELASRQITVNAVAPGFIATEMTEALPEKTQAEMLAQIPLNRFGTPEEVAAVVAFLASEAAAYITGQVIHINGGMLMV; translated from the coding sequence ATGAGCGAAATCAAGCGAGTAGCACTAGTGACCGGGGCGGCGCAGGGCATTGGCCGGGCTTGTGTTCTGGCCTTGGCCCAACCCCAGACCATGATTTATATCAATGACGTGGCCAACTGGGACGCAGCCGAGAAAACCCGGCAAGCTGTCCAGGCCCAAGGGGCCGAAGCCGAGGTGGTAGGGTTTGATGTCTCAGATTTCCGAGCAGTAAGCGCCGTCTTTGAGCAGATCATCAACAGCAGCGGGCGTCTGGACATCCTGGTCAACAACGCCGGTATCGTCCACGACAACCTGGTGGTGCGGATGAAGGAGGAGCAGTGGGACCGGGTACTGGCGGTCAACCTCAAAGGAGCCTATAATTGTATCCGGGCCGTGGCCCGCCCCATGATCAAACAGCATTATGGCCGGATTATCAATATTTCTTCCATAGTCGGGGTCATGGGCAACCCGGGCCAGGCCAATTACGTGGCCTCCAAGGCCGGGCTGATCGGGCTTACCAAGGCTGTAGCCCGGGAACTGGCCTCCCGCCAGATTACCGTCAACGCCGTAGCTCCCGGATTTATCGCCACCGAGATGACCGAGGCGCTGCCGGAGAAGACCCAGGCGGAAATGCTGGCCCAGATTCCCTTGAATCGCTTCGGCACCCCGGAAGAAGTGGCCGCGGTGGTGGCCTTCCTGGCCTCTGAGGCGGCCGCCTATATCACCGGCCAGGTAATTCATATTAATGGCGGCATGCTTATGGTATAA
- a CDS encoding FAD-binding protein → MAIIIDLEKCTACGQCIEVCPFGLLHLEDDRLVIDEGCNLCGACVEVCEVGALALPEGEGPGPRPEVPPDGIWVVAEQRHGRLAPVVLELLGEARRLAEILKVSVSAVLFGHQLQNLAAELTAAGADKIYVVDHPRLAEFLEEPYAQALTELARRYQPEIILAGATHPGRAFIPRVAAALDTGLTADCTAFDIDLEKRLLLQTRPAFGGNIMATIITPRSYPQMATVRPRVMKRLTPQPERNGQVVPVQVAALDQPGKSRFLQTVAEMTEAVPLGEAEVIVAGGRGLQDGKHFALLEELAELLGGAIGATRGAVDAGWISYPHQIGQTGKTVSPKLYVACGISGAAQHLVGIQSSDFIVAINSDPKAPIFQIADVGLVGDLFEIIPALIQEIKGSR, encoded by the coding sequence ATGGCAATTATCATTGATCTAGAAAAATGCACCGCCTGCGGTCAGTGTATCGAGGTCTGCCCCTTTGGGTTGTTGCATCTGGAGGATGATCGGCTGGTTATTGACGAAGGCTGCAACCTCTGCGGCGCGTGTGTGGAGGTCTGTGAGGTAGGGGCACTGGCCTTGCCCGAAGGTGAAGGGCCAGGGCCGCGGCCGGAGGTGCCGCCGGACGGCATCTGGGTGGTTGCCGAGCAGCGCCACGGGCGGCTGGCCCCCGTTGTCCTGGAGCTGCTGGGGGAAGCGCGGCGGTTGGCCGAAATCCTAAAAGTGTCAGTGAGCGCCGTGCTTTTCGGACATCAGCTTCAGAACCTGGCCGCAGAGCTCACCGCGGCGGGTGCAGATAAAATTTATGTAGTGGATCACCCGCGGCTGGCAGAATTTCTGGAGGAGCCTTATGCCCAGGCGTTGACCGAACTGGCCCGCCGTTACCAGCCGGAAATAATTCTGGCCGGCGCCACCCATCCAGGGCGAGCCTTTATCCCCCGGGTAGCCGCGGCCCTGGACACCGGGCTGACCGCCGACTGTACCGCCTTTGACATCGATCTGGAGAAACGCCTGCTGCTCCAGACCCGGCCGGCCTTTGGGGGCAACATTATGGCCACCATCATCACCCCCCGCTCTTATCCACAGATGGCCACGGTGCGGCCGCGGGTGATGAAACGCCTGACGCCGCAGCCGGAGCGGAACGGCCAGGTGGTGCCGGTGCAGGTGGCTGCCCTGGACCAACCGGGTAAGAGCCGGTTTCTGCAGACCGTAGCCGAAATGACCGAAGCAGTGCCGTTAGGCGAAGCCGAGGTGATCGTGGCCGGGGGCCGGGGCTTGCAAGATGGCAAGCATTTTGCTCTCTTGGAAGAACTGGCGGAACTGCTGGGGGGTGCCATCGGCGCCACCCGGGGGGCAGTCGATGCCGGCTGGATATCCTATCCTCATCAGATCGGCCAGACCGGCAAGACCGTGTCTCCCAAGCTTTACGTTGCCTGCGGTATCTCTGGCGCGGCCCAACATCTGGTCGGCATTCAGTCGTCTGACTTCATTGTGGCAATTAATTCTGATCCTAAGGCGCCGATCTTTCAGATCGCCGATGTCGGCCTGGTCGGAGATTTGTTTGAAATCATCCCGGCCCTGATTCAGGAGATCAAGGGCAGCCGATAA
- a CDS encoding electron transfer flavoprotein subunit beta/FixA family protein, translating into MKIIVCIKQVPETQEIRLDPVTHTLQREGVKSIINPFDLYALEEGLRVRERQGGSVTVLSMGPPQAADALREALTYGADGAVLLSDRAFAGADTWATAYTLARGITKLGGADLIICGKQAIDGDTAQVGPELAAFLDIPYVAWARQLTFVEPEVLQVERLLDHGYDGVEVRLPALITVVKEINEPRVPSFKAKLRAKKQKIPVLGLQDLGLHPHQVGLPGSFTQVVKVFPPPARGQRELWEGSPTELANRLWTRLYEMKLG; encoded by the coding sequence ATGAAGATCATCGTTTGTATCAAACAGGTACCCGAGACCCAGGAAATCCGACTGGATCCGGTCACTCATACCCTGCAGCGGGAAGGGGTAAAGAGCATCATCAACCCGTTTGACCTCTATGCCCTGGAGGAGGGCCTGCGTGTCCGGGAGCGCCAAGGCGGGTCGGTGACGGTGCTCAGCATGGGCCCGCCCCAGGCCGCCGACGCCCTGCGGGAAGCCCTGACCTACGGGGCGGATGGCGCGGTGCTGTTGTCCGACCGGGCCTTTGCCGGGGCCGACACCTGGGCCACGGCCTACACCCTGGCCCGCGGCATCACCAAGCTGGGCGGGGCTGACCTGATTATCTGTGGCAAACAGGCCATTGACGGCGACACTGCCCAGGTAGGGCCGGAGTTGGCGGCTTTTCTGGACATCCCCTACGTCGCCTGGGCCCGCCAGTTGACCTTTGTGGAGCCTGAGGTCCTGCAAGTGGAACGGCTGTTAGATCACGGCTATGACGGAGTGGAAGTGCGGCTGCCGGCGCTGATCACCGTGGTTAAAGAGATCAACGAACCCCGAGTGCCGTCTTTTAAGGCCAAACTACGGGCCAAAAAACAGAAAATTCCGGTATTGGGCCTGCAGGATTTAGGTTTGCATCCCCATCAGGTCGGGCTGCCCGGCTCTTTTACCCAGGTAGTGAAGGTCTTCCCGCCCCCGGCCCGGGGCCAGCGGGAGCTATGGGAAGGATCCCCTACTGAGCTGGCCAACCGGCTGTGGACCCGTTTATATGAAATGAAACTGGGTTAA